In Spirosoma aureum, a single genomic region encodes these proteins:
- a CDS encoding YciI family protein, with product MNEFLIVIHRDLTSKDATPSPEQMQASIKPFQDWIGGIAAQNKLVNPPKRWDLGGRVIKQNNTVINGPYAEIKESVGGLLLIRASDYDEAVEIAKGCPVLKWGAVVEVRMAMPTA from the coding sequence ATGAACGAATTCTTAATAGTAATCCATAGAGATCTGACCAGTAAAGACGCTACGCCATCACCAGAACAGATGCAAGCTTCCATCAAGCCGTTTCAGGATTGGATCGGTGGAATTGCGGCTCAAAACAAACTGGTTAATCCACCCAAACGCTGGGACCTGGGTGGCCGGGTTATAAAGCAAAATAATACCGTAATAAATGGACCTTATGCTGAAATTAAAGAATCGGTTGGGGGACTGTTATTGATTCGGGCATCGGATTATGACGAAGCGGTCGAAATTGCAAAAGGCTGCCCCGTTTTAAAATGGGGTGCCGTTGTGGAAGTGCGGATGGCAATGCCAACTGCCTAA
- a CDS encoding carboxymuconolactone decarboxylase family protein: MEQRLNVHEKGQSALKTLYGMGVYLKKSPLEPALRELVYFRVSQLNGCAYCLDMHYKDARAKGETEQRLYGLSAWRETPYYTDRERAALAWAEAVNQCHVPDEVYSQANEQFSEEELIDLTLAVTSINSWNRFNLAFPNTPGTYQVGQFG; this comes from the coding sequence ATGGAACAGCGACTGAACGTCCACGAAAAAGGGCAAAGTGCCCTGAAAACACTTTATGGTATGGGTGTTTATTTGAAAAAATCACCCCTTGAGCCCGCGCTTAGAGAACTGGTCTATTTCCGGGTATCACAACTGAATGGTTGTGCTTATTGCCTTGATATGCATTATAAAGATGCACGGGCCAAAGGCGAAACCGAACAACGGTTGTATGGTTTAAGCGCCTGGCGCGAAACGCCCTATTACACCGACCGGGAAAGGGCGGCATTAGCCTGGGCAGAAGCTGTAAACCAGTGTCATGTACCTGATGAGGTGTACAGTCAGGCCAACGAACAATTTTCGGAGGAAGAACTGATCGATCTGACGCTTGCTGTTACCAGCATCAACTCCTGGAACCGTTTTAACCTTGCCTTCCCCAATACGCCGGGTACTTATCAAGTCGGGCAATTTGGGTGA
- a CDS encoding NmrA family NAD(P)-binding protein, with protein sequence MKIIVTGSTGHISKPLTEELVQKGHAVTVISSKPEKQKEIDALGAKAAIGSLEDVDFLTTTFMNADAIYTMVPPANYFDHTLDLTAYYHRIGNNYAKAIGQSGIKRVVNLSSVGAHLDKGNGILIGAHDVEQILNNQLPDLAITHMRPVGFYYNLYGFVPMINQQGIIMANYGAEEELVWVSPIDIAAAIAEEFETPLVGRKVRYVVSDELTGNETARILGAAIGKPDLTWILIPGEQWQRGLEAAGMNPRIAAGLVAMFESQHSGLLTEDYYCNKPAVMGNVKLTDFAKEFAASFKQE encoded by the coding sequence ATGAAAATCATAGTGACGGGTTCGACAGGGCACATCAGCAAGCCACTGACCGAAGAATTGGTTCAAAAAGGACATGCTGTAACGGTTATCAGCAGCAAGCCCGAAAAACAAAAAGAGATCGACGCATTGGGAGCCAAAGCAGCCATCGGCTCACTGGAAGACGTTGATTTTCTTACAACTACTTTTATGAATGCAGATGCCATCTATACAATGGTACCGCCAGCCAACTATTTCGATCATACCCTCGATTTGACGGCGTATTATCACCGAATCGGCAATAATTATGCAAAAGCTATCGGGCAGTCGGGCATAAAGCGTGTGGTTAATCTCAGTAGCGTTGGGGCTCATTTAGACAAAGGCAATGGGATTTTAATTGGTGCTCACGATGTAGAGCAAATTTTAAACAACCAATTACCTGACCTAGCGATTACGCATATGCGGCCCGTTGGCTTCTATTACAATTTGTATGGCTTCGTGCCGATGATCAACCAGCAAGGCATTATCATGGCAAATTATGGGGCAGAGGAAGAGCTGGTATGGGTTTCTCCAATCGATATTGCTGCCGCCATTGCTGAAGAATTCGAAACACCACTGGTTGGCAGAAAGGTACGGTATGTGGTAAGCGATGAACTTACTGGCAACGAAACGGCCCGAATTTTAGGGGCGGCTATCGGGAAGCCTGATTTGACATGGATACTTATTCCTGGTGAACAATGGCAGCGTGGTTTAGAAGCGGCCGGAATGAATCCGCGCATCGCTGCCGGTTTGGTTGCCATGTTTGAAAGCCAGCATAGTGGTCTATTAACCGAGGATTATTATTGCAATAAACCAGCGGTTATGGGCAATGTAAAGCTGACGGATTTTGCGAAGGAATTTGCTGCCTCGTTTAAGCAGGAATAA
- a CDS encoding YceI family protein, producing the protein MKTRQFLVGLVAVAVMAGTSAFVGPKKVSTFKVDTQKSVLNWNGKKVTGEHSGTVKLTDGSLAIDGGKLTGGTFTFDMNSIVCTDLTDAGYNAKFIGHMKSEDFFNTAKFPTSTFKITKVTPKGGDAYDITGNMTIKGISNAVTFPATVKTTANGIEASGKATLDRTKYDIRYGSKSFFENIGDKAIYDDFTVEIKVVAAK; encoded by the coding sequence ATGAAAACGCGTCAATTTTTAGTAGGGCTGGTTGCCGTAGCAGTAATGGCTGGAACATCGGCTTTTGTTGGCCCAAAAAAGGTATCTACATTTAAAGTAGATACACAGAAAAGTGTTTTAAACTGGAATGGTAAGAAAGTAACGGGTGAACACTCTGGAACGGTTAAATTAACGGATGGTTCGTTGGCAATAGATGGTGGCAAACTAACGGGCGGAACGTTCACGTTTGATATGAACAGCATCGTTTGTACGGACCTGACCGATGCTGGCTACAATGCCAAATTCATCGGGCACATGAAGTCTGAAGATTTCTTTAACACCGCGAAATTCCCGACGTCAACGTTCAAAATCACGAAAGTAACGCCAAAAGGTGGTGACGCATACGACATTACGGGCAACATGACCATCAAAGGCATTTCTAACGCTGTTACATTCCCGGCAACGGTTAAAACAACCGCCAATGGTATTGAGGCCAGTGGTAAAGCAACGCTCGACCGGACGAAATATGACATTCGTTATGGTTCGAAATCCTTCTTCGAAAACATTGGTGATAAAGCGATCTACGATGATTTCACGGTAGAAATTAAAGTTGTTGCTGCCAAATAA
- a CDS encoding LytR/AlgR family response regulator transcription factor has protein sequence MAIRCFVLDDEPLATDLLKDYISRLPDLELVGVSNSPTQALRTLQQMPVDVLFLDIQMPRLSGFDLLRPLGYRPKVIFTTAFREYALDSYEFDVLDFLVKPISFERFLQSVGKIYRFSPVVPMLAESPEPTKASKDYQYFKVNKEMVKLFLEDILWIEGLKDYVKIHTVSGTLVSYLRISYLEEKLPPDRFARIHKSFIVALDHIQAVSATYIRINNEEIPIGRIYKAKLEEVLQRD, from the coding sequence ATGGCGATTCGTTGTTTTGTGCTGGATGATGAACCCCTGGCAACTGATTTATTGAAAGATTACATCAGTCGGTTGCCTGATCTGGAACTGGTTGGTGTTTCCAACAGTCCTACTCAAGCCTTACGAACGTTGCAGCAAATGCCGGTCGATGTGCTTTTTCTGGACATTCAGATGCCCCGGTTGAGTGGATTCGATTTACTGCGTCCATTGGGCTACCGGCCGAAAGTGATCTTTACAACGGCTTTTCGGGAGTATGCGCTCGACAGCTATGAATTTGACGTGCTGGATTTTCTGGTAAAGCCCATTTCGTTCGAGCGGTTCCTCCAGTCAGTTGGCAAAATTTACCGATTTTCGCCAGTGGTTCCTATGCTTGCAGAATCGCCGGAGCCGACCAAAGCCAGTAAAGACTATCAGTATTTCAAGGTTAACAAAGAGATGGTCAAACTCTTTCTGGAGGATATTTTATGGATCGAAGGACTCAAGGATTACGTAAAGATTCACACCGTATCGGGCACGTTGGTATCTTATCTGCGAATCAGCTATCTGGAAGAGAAATTGCCTCCGGATCGGTTTGCCCGCATTCATAAATCGTTTATTGTAGCACTGGACCATATTCAGGCCGTTAGCGCGACGTATATTCGAATCAATAATGAGGAAATTCCCATTGGTCGAATCTATAAAGCCAAACTGGAGGAAGTACTCCAGCGAGATTGA
- a CDS encoding RNA polymerase sigma factor, whose product MLCYLFGIEHIEQAEDIVSDTFLSATESWSLKGLPENPTGWLYTVAKNKTRNYLKRNTLFEQKLSADLNYNAPQGEEIDLDLSIKNIADSQLAMIFTVCNPCISSESQIALALNLLCGFGIQEIADAFLTSKDVIYKRVNRAKEKLKESQIKIQQPTLSEINDRLETVLTTLYLLFSEGYYSTSQNIPLRKDLCAEAMRLTQLLVENETTAKPAVNALFALMCFHASRFEARTNEQGEIILYQDQDETLWNQDLIDQGTYYLNQASIGTKLSTYHLEAGIAYWHTHKEDTPEKWENILQLYNHLLILEYSPIAALNRTFALAKTNGKQEAIREAEKLKLTDNYFYYSLLGNLYTNLDNNKALIQYEKALTLAKSSADKALLLKTISSLIDS is encoded by the coding sequence GTGCTCTGCTATTTATTTGGTATTGAACATATTGAGCAAGCTGAAGATATTGTTAGTGATACATTTCTTTCGGCCACTGAATCGTGGAGTCTGAAAGGATTGCCCGAAAACCCGACAGGCTGGCTCTATACTGTGGCAAAAAATAAAACCAGGAATTATCTAAAACGGAATACACTTTTTGAGCAGAAACTTTCTGCCGACCTGAACTATAATGCACCGCAGGGCGAAGAAATTGATCTTGACCTGTCCATTAAAAATATTGCCGACAGCCAATTGGCTATGATCTTTACGGTTTGTAATCCTTGTATTTCCAGTGAGTCACAAATTGCCCTTGCTCTCAATTTACTTTGTGGCTTTGGCATTCAGGAAATAGCTGACGCCTTTTTAACGAGCAAAGATGTTATTTATAAACGCGTAAACCGGGCGAAGGAAAAGCTGAAAGAAAGCCAGATAAAGATTCAGCAACCAACTCTATCTGAAATAAATGACCGACTGGAAACGGTTTTGACAACCTTGTATTTATTGTTCTCCGAAGGCTATTACTCAACGTCTCAAAACATCCCCCTGCGTAAAGATCTGTGCGCAGAAGCCATGCGTTTAACGCAGTTGCTGGTCGAGAATGAAACCACGGCTAAGCCTGCCGTTAATGCATTATTTGCCCTGATGTGTTTTCACGCGTCCCGCTTTGAAGCACGAACCAATGAACAGGGTGAAATTATCCTCTATCAGGATCAGGACGAAACCCTCTGGAATCAGGATCTGATTGACCAGGGCACGTATTATTTAAACCAGGCTTCGATCGGTACAAAACTATCAACGTATCATTTGGAAGCGGGCATTGCTTATTGGCATACTCATAAAGAGGATACCCCTGAAAAGTGGGAAAATATATTGCAGCTCTATAATCACCTACTCATTTTAGAATACTCACCCATTGCAGCCTTAAACCGGACGTTTGCCCTGGCCAAGACCAACGGAAAACAGGAAGCGATACGTGAAGCCGAGAAACTAAAGCTCACGGACAATTATTTTTATTATTCATTGCTGGGAAATCTGTATACCAACCTGGATAATAACAAAGCATTAATACAGTACGAAAAAGCCCTGACGCTCGCCAAATCCTCGGCCGACAAGGCACTTCTACTTAAAACTATTTCTAGCCTAATCGATTCTTGA
- a CDS encoding MarR family winged helix-turn-helix transcriptional regulator, whose translation MSIETDIKQTTPFKTPYHRVMVNLMYTSNWVADAQMRVLKPFGLTLQQYNVLRILRGQYPNPVKVSDITERMLDKMSNASRLVDKLVAKKFVLRTECPSDRRAVDVVITDKGLALLKRLDIHQSDLDENHRSKLTEEEAVYLSQLLDKLRA comes from the coding sequence ATGTCAATAGAAACCGACATCAAACAGACCACGCCGTTTAAGACGCCATATCATCGGGTAATGGTCAACCTGATGTATACCAGTAACTGGGTAGCCGATGCTCAGATGCGCGTGTTAAAACCATTCGGGTTAACCTTGCAACAGTACAATGTCCTGCGAATATTGCGGGGCCAGTATCCTAACCCGGTGAAAGTAAGTGACATTACCGAACGGATGCTCGACAAAATGTCGAACGCATCGCGATTGGTTGACAAACTGGTCGCTAAGAAGTTTGTGTTAAGAACCGAATGCCCGAGCGACCGACGGGCAGTCGATGTTGTCATTACCGACAAAGGACTGGCATTACTCAAACGGTTGGATATCCATCAATCTGATCTGGACGAAAACCATCGTAGTAAGCTTACAGAAGAAGAGGCTGTCTATCTCAGCCAGTTGCTCGATAAATTGCGGGCATAA
- a CDS encoding type I restriction enzyme HsdR N-terminal domain-containing protein: MVTLNLPDFDCKTKQVDGKPYIFDLLRRKYVRLSPEEWVRQHIVNLLLTHYSYPKALIRTEGGLTLNMTQKRTDVVAFDRQGQPFLVVECKAPHIPLTQAVFDQIARYNHVHNAPYLVITNGLTHYCCGIDYTTSEVRFLDDFPAFV; encoded by the coding sequence ATGGTTACGCTGAACCTGCCTGATTTTGATTGCAAAACTAAACAAGTCGACGGGAAACCGTATATTTTCGATTTGTTGCGCCGAAAGTATGTCCGGTTGTCGCCCGAAGAATGGGTACGACAACATATCGTCAACCTGCTTCTTACGCATTATAGCTACCCCAAAGCATTGATTCGTACCGAAGGTGGATTGACGTTGAACATGACCCAAAAACGCACCGATGTGGTAGCCTTTGACCGACAGGGACAGCCTTTTCTGGTCGTTGAATGCAAAGCTCCTCACATTCCACTGACCCAGGCCGTATTTGACCAGATTGCCCGGTATAACCACGTTCACAATGCTCCTTATCTGGTGATTACGAATGGGCTAACGCATTACTGCTGCGGTATCGATTATACCACATCCGAAGTCCGGTTTCTGGATGATTTTCCGGCGTTTGTATAA
- a CDS encoding PQQ-dependent sugar dehydrogenase, with protein MRTSILLTLASTSLTLASFGQTTTDTRNSLPPVETKEPNSAYKSAFPGQTRIAGVKSATNYEGKVLTEALKSPWGITSLPDGRLLITEKEGTMRIVTPAGKVGEAITGIPKVNPSGQGGLLGIRVDPAFETNRMVYWVFSEPLPEGNLTAVAKGKLSADEKKIEGATVIYQAKPAYKGNLHYGGRILIDKDGNLLISTGERSDKVTRPQAQSLNSGLGKVIRITKDGKPAPGNPFAGQAGARPELYSYGHRNVQSLAFDPATGDLWEAEFGPRGGDELNHIKPGKNYGWPTITYGIEYSGEKVGDAIQQKEGLEQPVYYWDPVVSPSGMTFYNSDHIPEWKNNLFIGTLSGMHILRLIIKNDKVVGEERLLSADFQRFRDITQGKDGALYAITDQGRLYRVDKK; from the coding sequence ATGAGAACTAGTATTCTACTAACCCTGGCGAGCACCTCGCTAACGTTAGCATCCTTTGGCCAAACGACGACTGATACCAGAAATTCTCTTCCTCCCGTAGAAACGAAGGAACCAAATTCAGCCTATAAATCTGCATTTCCAGGCCAAACCAGAATTGCAGGGGTAAAATCAGCTACCAATTACGAAGGGAAGGTATTGACGGAAGCGCTTAAGAGCCCTTGGGGTATTACAAGCCTGCCAGATGGCAGACTGCTCATTACAGAAAAGGAAGGCACGATGCGCATCGTCACACCAGCGGGTAAAGTTGGAGAAGCCATTACCGGTATTCCGAAAGTTAATCCCTCCGGCCAGGGCGGACTTCTGGGTATTCGGGTTGATCCAGCTTTCGAGACAAACCGAATGGTATACTGGGTGTTTTCAGAACCCCTTCCTGAGGGAAATCTGACGGCGGTTGCCAAAGGAAAATTGTCGGCAGATGAAAAAAAGATTGAAGGAGCAACAGTCATTTATCAGGCAAAACCAGCTTACAAAGGTAATCTGCATTACGGCGGACGCATTCTGATCGATAAAGATGGCAATCTGCTGATCAGCACAGGAGAGCGTTCGGATAAAGTAACACGCCCGCAGGCTCAATCGCTCAATTCGGGTCTGGGAAAAGTCATCCGAATTACCAAAGATGGCAAACCCGCTCCCGGCAATCCATTTGCAGGTCAGGCAGGAGCCAGACCCGAACTGTATTCCTATGGGCATCGTAACGTTCAAAGCCTTGCTTTTGATCCAGCAACGGGCGACCTGTGGGAAGCTGAATTCGGTCCAAGAGGAGGTGATGAGCTGAATCACATTAAGCCCGGCAAGAATTATGGCTGGCCGACCATTACTTACGGGATCGAATACAGTGGCGAAAAAGTTGGCGATGCCATTCAGCAAAAAGAAGGACTTGAACAACCCGTTTATTATTGGGACCCGGTCGTATCGCCCAGTGGTATGACGTTCTACAATAGCGACCACATCCCTGAATGGAAGAACAACCTTTTTATTGGGACCCTGAGCGGGATGCACATCCTGCGGCTTATCATTAAAAATGACAAAGTAGTGGGCGAAGAACGGTTATTATCGGCTGACTTTCAGCGTTTCCGCGATATTACTCAGGGTAAGGATGGCGCCTTGTATGCCATTACAGACCAGGGCAGGCTATATCGAGTCGATAAAAAATAA
- a CDS encoding sensor histidine kinase — translation MLKPYREIGAQGLFWLGYFLFEWLNTGAYTDNFQQSLCHITLNLPLLIVAGYWHLLITVRHFLLSNRLTGFWISLIGGLLIFGLFRRAINYTWYYPVYYPEGLLKPYLYWPKILAEAVQLHLVVALFVAVNLVRHALHQQQLSETYRREKLSAEYRLLQSQVQPHFLFNTLNNLISVSLHQPAQMPNLLQRLAGLLSYQLHESHRPTVAITKELAYLTDYISLEQIRYRDRLDVQTNFSELTNLTNLMIPPMLLLPFVENAFKHGAAQTEEACWIQLQLSRSGKRLIFSAENSIPDGVSSPVTTGLGLTNLRKRLDILFPDNYELVTLQEDGQFLAVLKFNVD, via the coding sequence ATGCTTAAGCCTTACCGGGAAATAGGGGCGCAAGGGCTTTTCTGGCTTGGTTACTTCCTGTTCGAATGGCTCAATACCGGAGCCTATACGGATAATTTCCAGCAAAGCCTTTGTCACATTACATTGAATTTACCGCTGCTAATAGTTGCAGGCTACTGGCATCTTCTAATTACGGTCCGTCACTTTCTGTTGTCGAATCGCCTGACTGGTTTTTGGATCAGTTTGATCGGTGGCTTACTGATTTTCGGCCTGTTCCGGCGTGCCATCAATTATACCTGGTACTATCCCGTCTATTATCCGGAAGGCTTGCTTAAACCTTACTTGTACTGGCCTAAAATTCTGGCGGAAGCCGTGCAATTGCATTTAGTGGTTGCCCTCTTTGTGGCGGTGAATCTGGTCCGGCACGCGCTTCACCAGCAGCAGTTAAGCGAGACCTATCGACGGGAAAAACTCTCGGCCGAATACCGTCTGCTCCAATCGCAGGTTCAGCCCCATTTCTTGTTCAATACGCTCAATAACCTGATATCGGTCTCATTACATCAACCGGCCCAGATGCCAAACTTACTCCAGCGATTGGCCGGATTACTCAGCTATCAATTGCATGAAAGCCATCGCCCAACAGTAGCGATCACCAAAGAACTGGCGTATTTGACGGACTATATTTCGCTGGAACAAATTCGTTACAGAGATCGCCTGGATGTACAGACGAATTTCAGTGAACTGACCAATCTGACGAATCTGATGATTCCGCCGATGCTGTTGCTGCCCTTTGTGGAGAATGCTTTTAAGCATGGAGCCGCCCAAACCGAAGAAGCCTGCTGGATTCAATTGCAGCTCTCGCGAAGTGGTAAGCGCCTGATTTTTTCGGCCGAAAACTCGATACCCGACGGAGTGTCCAGCCCGGTAACAACGGGTTTAGGTTTAACTAACCTAAGAAAAAGACTGGACATTCTTTTTCCCGACAACTATGAATTAGTTACACTCCAGGAAGACGGCCAGTTTCTGGCTGTCCTGAAATTTAACGTAGACTGA
- a CDS encoding helix-turn-helix domain-containing protein, whose amino-acid sequence MATKQLHRIKTISEYHRLRELPKPEHPLISLIDYGSIKHSPENNPVSWVFDFYSISLKRDFNAKMKYGQQEYDFDEGIMFFISPGQVFSIEVNKESASKHSGWILLIHPDFLWNTPLAKAIKQYEYFDYSANEALHLSEKEETIIVDIMQNIGQEYHSTIDKFSQNIIIAQLELLLSYSERFYHRQFITRKITNHSILNRLEDILATYFNSDSLAQKGLPTVHYIAELLNVSPNYLSGLLKVLTGQSTQQHIHDKLIEKAKEKLSTTDLSISEIAFELGFEHSQSFSKLFKIKTNVSPLEFRQSFN is encoded by the coding sequence ATGGCAACCAAACAACTTCACAGGATTAAAACGATAAGCGAATATCATCGGCTCAGGGAATTACCCAAACCCGAACATCCGTTAATCAGTTTGATCGATTATGGGTCGATCAAACATTCGCCTGAAAACAATCCGGTAAGCTGGGTATTCGATTTTTATTCAATCTCGCTTAAACGGGATTTCAATGCTAAAATGAAATATGGCCAGCAGGAATATGACTTCGATGAGGGTATTATGTTTTTCATATCACCCGGTCAGGTTTTTAGCATTGAGGTTAATAAAGAGTCCGCATCAAAACATTCAGGATGGATTTTACTCATCCATCCTGATTTTTTATGGAATACTCCTTTGGCAAAAGCCATAAAGCAATACGAATATTTCGACTATTCGGCCAACGAAGCCTTACATCTTTCAGAGAAAGAAGAAACAATCATTGTCGATATTATGCAGAATATAGGGCAGGAATATCATTCAACTATTGACAAATTCAGCCAGAACATCATTATCGCTCAACTGGAATTATTGCTCTCATATTCGGAGCGATTTTATCATCGTCAATTCATAACACGGAAAATTACGAACCACAGCATCCTCAATCGCCTGGAAGATATACTTGCGACTTATTTCAATAGTGATTCATTGGCTCAAAAAGGCTTGCCAACCGTTCACTATATTGCTGAACTATTAAATGTTTCACCCAATTATTTAAGTGGGCTACTTAAAGTATTAACGGGGCAAAGCACGCAGCAGCACATTCACGACAAACTGATTGAAAAGGCTAAAGAAAAACTGTCTACCACCGATTTATCAATTAGCGAAATCGCCTTTGAATTAGGGTTTGAACATTCACAGTCATTCAGCAAACTATTCAAGATAAAAACCAATGTTTCGCCATTGGAATTCAGACAGTCATTCAATTAA
- a CDS encoding AMP nucleosidase, giving the protein MKTKEEIVQNWLPRYTGTPIEQFGEYILLTNFINYVDLFAQKFNVEIFGMGRAMQTATANNITIINFGMGSPMAATVMDLLSAVEPKAVLFLGKCGGLKKTQIGDLILPIAAIRGDGTSNDYMRPEIPALPSFRLQRAVSSTIKKYELDYWTGTVYTTNRRIWEHDEEFKNYLREIRTMAIDMETATIFTVGFVNSIPHGALLLVSDNPLVPEGVKTEESDKRVTGQFVNKHLEIGIDALLELESSGDSVKHLKFE; this is encoded by the coding sequence ATGAAGACCAAAGAAGAAATAGTCCAGAACTGGTTGCCACGTTATACGGGCACCCCAATCGAACAATTCGGTGAGTATATTTTGCTGACCAATTTTATCAATTACGTCGATCTGTTTGCCCAGAAATTTAACGTAGAGATATTTGGTATGGGGCGAGCCATGCAAACGGCAACGGCCAATAACATCACGATCATTAATTTCGGGATGGGCAGCCCCATGGCGGCAACGGTTATGGACCTGTTGTCGGCTGTCGAACCGAAGGCCGTTTTGTTTTTAGGAAAATGCGGTGGCCTTAAAAAAACGCAGATTGGCGACCTGATTCTGCCCATTGCCGCCATTCGTGGCGATGGAACCAGCAACGACTACATGCGACCCGAAATTCCGGCATTGCCGTCGTTTCGATTGCAGCGCGCGGTTTCGTCAACCATAAAAAAATACGAACTGGATTACTGGACGGGTACGGTTTATACCACCAACCGGCGTATTTGGGAACACGATGAGGAGTTTAAAAACTACCTCCGCGAAATTCGGACGATGGCTATCGACATGGAAACCGCCACTATTTTCACCGTCGGTTTCGTAAATTCTATCCCGCACGGAGCATTGCTGTTGGTTTCTGACAACCCCCTCGTGCCAGAAGGGGTTAAAACGGAAGAAAGCGATAAACGAGTAACCGGGCAATTCGTTAACAAACACCTCGAAATTGGGATCGATGCCCTGCTTGAACTCGAATCATCCGGCGATTCGGTTAAACATTTAAAGTTTGAATAG